The following proteins are co-located in the Paludibaculum fermentans genome:
- a CDS encoding class I SAM-dependent methyltransferase: MPRGDYGYDAPCALAIFGSLAAVSGVGAAVAWWRMPPHAAGPITLYFVLFLINSASFYYTTRHGKFREWERILERVELHGGERVLDLGCGRGAVLVAVARRLTTGRVTGVDIWSTKDQSGNSKDVTLRNASLEGVSDRVQIETGDMRNLPFPDATFDLVVSSLAIHNIRSDADRRRAIAEGYRVIKPGGRMVIADIRATRTYADALRNLGALEVRRQRLGWRFWWGNPVAATTLLTASKPGL; encoded by the coding sequence ATGCCACGCGGAGATTATGGTTACGACGCCCCTTGTGCCTTGGCGATTTTTGGAAGTCTGGCGGCTGTCAGCGGTGTGGGCGCGGCCGTCGCCTGGTGGCGCATGCCGCCGCATGCCGCGGGGCCGATCACGCTGTATTTCGTGCTGTTCCTGATCAACAGCGCCAGCTTTTACTACACCACTCGGCATGGCAAGTTCCGGGAGTGGGAACGCATTCTGGAGCGTGTTGAGCTGCATGGCGGCGAGAGAGTGCTCGATTTAGGTTGTGGCCGCGGCGCGGTACTGGTCGCCGTGGCTCGCAGGTTGACCACAGGCCGGGTGACCGGTGTGGATATCTGGAGTACGAAGGACCAGTCGGGCAACAGCAAGGACGTCACGCTGCGAAACGCTTCGCTGGAAGGCGTGAGCGACCGGGTGCAGATCGAGACGGGGGACATGCGGAACCTTCCTTTTCCGGATGCGACCTTTGACCTCGTGGTTTCGAGCCTGGCGATCCACAACATTCGATCGGATGCCGACCGCCGGCGGGCGATCGCGGAAGGCTACCGGGTGATCAAACCCGGAGGCCGGATGGTGATCGCCGATATCCGGGCTACCCGGACCTATGCGGATGCCTTGCGGAACCTGGGGGCGTTGGAGGTACGGCGCCAACGGTTGGGCTGGCGATTCTGGTGGGGGAATCCGGTGGCCGCCACTACGCTCCTCACGGCGTCCAAGCCCGGGCTCTGA
- the rfbD gene encoding dTDP-4-dehydrorhamnose reductase, with protein sequence MQKKVAIFGCAGQLGVELMREFSARGAKVSGWERSHVDITSAPAVEEAVASVDPEIVVNAAAYNMVDVAENEPYAAFQANGLAVRNLALASRQCGAQLVHFSTDYVFDGTSDRPYVETDATHPLGAYAVSKLAGELYAQAYLPNPLVIRTSGVFGPGGLRTARGNFIELMLRMAGEGKTIRVVEDHVASPTYAPALAARTVDMVEKGVSGVIHCGGGTPISWYRYAELIFREAGLTPELKPTTEREYRTPARRPKFSPLSNAKMESLGIEPMPSLETAVRSYLQLRQRMLAS encoded by the coding sequence ATGCAGAAGAAGGTAGCCATTTTCGGTTGTGCCGGCCAGCTCGGTGTGGAGCTTATGCGGGAGTTCAGTGCCCGCGGCGCGAAGGTCTCGGGGTGGGAGCGCAGTCACGTTGACATTACGTCCGCGCCGGCGGTGGAGGAGGCGGTTGCCTCGGTGGATCCGGAAATCGTGGTGAATGCGGCCGCCTATAATATGGTGGACGTCGCAGAGAACGAGCCGTATGCCGCGTTTCAGGCGAATGGCCTGGCGGTTCGGAACCTGGCCCTGGCCTCGCGTCAGTGCGGCGCCCAACTGGTTCACTTTTCCACCGACTATGTCTTTGATGGCACGTCGGATAGGCCGTATGTTGAGACGGACGCCACGCACCCGCTGGGCGCGTATGCCGTTTCCAAGCTGGCCGGAGAACTCTACGCCCAGGCGTATCTGCCGAACCCGTTGGTGATCCGCACGTCGGGCGTTTTCGGTCCCGGCGGCCTGCGGACCGCACGCGGCAACTTCATTGAGCTGATGCTCCGGATGGCCGGGGAAGGGAAGACGATCCGTGTCGTGGAAGACCACGTCGCCAGCCCGACCTATGCCCCCGCGCTGGCGGCGCGGACCGTGGACATGGTGGAAAAGGGCGTCAGCGGCGTGATCCATTGCGGCGGCGGCACGCCGATCTCCTGGTACCGTTACGCGGAACTGATCTTCCGCGAGGCCGGGTTGACTCCGGAATTGAAGCCGACGACGGAGCGCGAGTACCGGACGCCGGCGCGCCGGCCGAAGTTCTCGCCGCTATCCAACGCGAAGATGGAGTCGCTGGGGATCGAGCCGATGCCTTCGCTGGAGACGGCGGTTCGCAGCTATCTCCAACTGCGTCAACGGATGCTGGCCAGCTAG
- a CDS encoding ABC transporter permease — protein MTIFLRTFAAELLKLRRTLAFWLVFLAPGLILALEFLMFHERVDFFAKKQQPLWDLLHRNSFSLWGVLMLPLYVTLQTALLAGLEHSEDRWRSLLAMPVPRWAIYWSKLIIPCLMVVVSSLFLTAGALLNGVVLRALEPRLLFPDPIPYALFFHDAGLTILASLLVVTIHHFISLRLRSFAAATGVGVSATIISFILINSDKYGRLWPWCLPARLLVTRPGTTHDVLVYSIVGAIVVSLAGTWEFSRREIR, from the coding sequence ATGACCATCTTTCTGCGCACCTTTGCCGCCGAGCTCCTGAAACTGCGCCGCACCCTTGCCTTCTGGCTGGTCTTCCTGGCGCCGGGCCTGATCCTGGCCCTGGAGTTCCTGATGTTCCACGAGCGCGTCGACTTCTTCGCGAAGAAGCAGCAGCCGCTCTGGGACCTTCTGCACCGCAACTCGTTCAGCCTGTGGGGCGTGCTCATGCTGCCGCTGTATGTCACGCTGCAGACCGCGCTGCTGGCGGGGCTGGAACATTCAGAAGATCGCTGGCGCAGCCTGCTCGCCATGCCGGTGCCCCGCTGGGCCATCTACTGGTCGAAGCTCATCATTCCCTGCCTGATGGTCGTGGTCAGTTCGCTGTTCCTCACCGCCGGCGCCTTGCTCAATGGCGTGGTGCTCCGGGCGCTCGAACCCCGCCTGCTCTTCCCCGATCCCATCCCGTACGCGCTGTTCTTCCACGACGCCGGGCTCACCATCCTGGCTTCCCTGCTGGTCGTCACCATCCACCATTTCATCAGCCTTCGCCTGCGGAGCTTTGCCGCTGCCACTGGGGTCGGGGTCTCCGCCACCATCATCAGCTTCATCCTGATCAATTCCGACAAGTATGGCCGGCTCTGGCCCTGGTGCCTGCCCGCGCGCCTGCTCGTGACCAGGCCCGGCACTACGCACGACGTGCTGGTCTATTCGATCGTGGGGGCTATCGTTGTGTCCCTGGCCGGCACCTGGGAGTTCTCACGCCGCGAGATCCGCTAG
- a CDS encoding PilZ domain-containing protein yields MAGMERRQSPRLAVAIKTTLTVLGEADVNVAAEVQNLSGNGAKVLIDRKLPTGACVKLVLEDCLYLGEVAYCRQVDGGFQAGLVLEHAVHALNDLHWLMQSLLAESVSSTRGFESRPEPKSKARR; encoded by the coding sequence ATGGCAGGCATGGAACGCCGCCAGTCCCCTCGTCTCGCCGTGGCTATCAAGACAACCTTGACGGTCCTGGGGGAGGCGGATGTGAATGTAGCCGCGGAAGTGCAGAATCTCTCCGGGAACGGAGCGAAGGTGCTGATCGACAGAAAGTTGCCGACCGGGGCGTGTGTGAAGCTCGTCTTGGAGGATTGTCTCTACCTGGGAGAGGTGGCCTATTGCCGGCAGGTAGATGGCGGATTTCAGGCAGGGCTCGTCCTGGAGCACGCTGTGCACGCGCTGAACGACCTGCACTGGTTGATGCAGTCGCTCCTGGCGGAATCTGTCAGCTCGACCCGAGGCTTCGAATCCCGGCCAGAACCGAAATCAAAAGCGCGGCGCTGA
- a CDS encoding M20 family peptidase: protein MTKRIGLLGVPVVCAVLALAIGRTALLKSRQVRPAGTPALTTLDTSSAPAHLAGAIRIPTISFDDPAKIDGSQLLRLHRYLRETYPRTHAALSVEVVNQYSLLYRWDGASPDAPPILLLGHLDVVPAGEGGPSHGWSVPPFEGRIQDGVVWGRGALDDKVNIIGILEAAELLLARGFKPRRTVYFAFGHDEELTGTGAQAIATLLRTRGVRPELVLDEGGLLASGLLPGVAAPVAAVAIGEKGYLDLELLVEGEGGHSSAPSAHTTVGILSQAITRLEAHPLPARLSGAARQTFDYAAPEMSFPMRFIMGNLWLTSPLVTSIMKNNPSSAAQLRTTGAATVIEGSPKPNMLPQRARAVVNFRLLPGDSAGMVLQHVSDVVADPRVKLRILESHEAPPLADPADPAAKLLQASLGRVYPEAVFVPVLSSGSTDARHYQALTRNLLRFSPIPATGETLQQMHGTNERIPAADFRRAVQFYAQFIQDAGAY, encoded by the coding sequence GTGACTAAGCGAATCGGCCTCCTCGGCGTCCCGGTCGTGTGTGCCGTTCTGGCCCTGGCCATCGGCCGGACGGCCTTGCTCAAGTCCAGGCAGGTTCGGCCGGCCGGAACACCCGCGCTCACGACGCTCGACACTTCTTCGGCGCCCGCCCATCTCGCTGGAGCCATCCGCATTCCCACGATTTCCTTCGACGATCCCGCCAAGATCGACGGCAGCCAACTCCTGCGGCTCCATCGCTACTTGCGCGAGACCTATCCCAGGACCCACGCAGCTCTGTCCGTCGAAGTGGTCAACCAGTACAGCCTGCTCTACCGCTGGGACGGGGCCTCGCCGGACGCGCCCCCGATCCTCCTGCTGGGGCATCTGGACGTAGTGCCTGCCGGAGAGGGCGGGCCCTCACACGGGTGGTCTGTCCCTCCGTTCGAAGGCCGGATCCAGGATGGCGTGGTCTGGGGGCGCGGCGCCCTCGACGACAAAGTGAACATCATCGGGATTCTCGAGGCGGCGGAGTTGTTGCTGGCCCGAGGTTTCAAACCTCGTCGAACCGTCTACTTCGCCTTTGGCCATGACGAGGAACTGACAGGCACCGGCGCACAGGCCATCGCTACCTTGTTGCGGACCCGCGGCGTCCGGCCGGAATTGGTCCTGGACGAGGGCGGTCTCCTGGCGAGCGGACTCCTGCCCGGCGTCGCTGCGCCGGTCGCGGCGGTAGCCATTGGCGAGAAAGGCTATCTCGACCTGGAACTGCTGGTGGAAGGGGAGGGCGGCCACTCCAGTGCTCCTTCCGCCCACACCACGGTGGGCATCCTGAGCCAGGCCATCACGCGGCTCGAGGCTCATCCACTGCCTGCCCGTCTGTCGGGTGCGGCGCGCCAGACCTTCGACTACGCCGCGCCTGAGATGTCCTTCCCCATGCGCTTCATCATGGGCAACTTATGGCTGACGAGTCCGCTGGTGACCAGCATCATGAAGAACAATCCGTCCAGCGCCGCTCAACTGCGGACCACCGGAGCCGCCACCGTCATCGAAGGCAGCCCTAAGCCGAACATGCTGCCACAGCGCGCCCGGGCCGTTGTGAACTTCAGGCTTCTCCCCGGAGACTCCGCCGGCATGGTGCTGCAGCACGTGTCTGATGTCGTTGCCGACCCAAGGGTGAAGCTCCGCATTCTCGAAAGCCACGAGGCGCCGCCATTGGCCGATCCCGCTGACCCGGCGGCGAAGCTGCTGCAGGCTTCCCTCGGCCGGGTCTATCCGGAAGCAGTCTTTGTGCCTGTGCTGTCCAGCGGGTCTACTGACGCACGGCACTACCAGGCCCTCACCCGGAATCTCCTGCGGTTCAGCCCGATTCCCGCCACGGGCGAGACCCTGCAGCAGATGCACGGCACCAATGAGCGGATTCCGGCGGCCGATTTCCGGCGCGCCGTCCAGTTCTACGCGCAATTCATCCAGGATGCCGGTGCCTATTAG
- a CDS encoding NF038122 family metalloprotease — MISLAVLSCALAAPAAGAAISWNAAYFNDAGLSAGDYGKFQSTINTALNYYSTKFQSPNAVTVNIEFHAGTTGLGTTNSYSNTITYAAYRSALASTGTSANDATVLSTLPGTAANPVNGNTDMDLSLPLLRALGFSEGNLAVPWDASVDLNVGLMTLDRSGAMIPGSYDLLQVTYHELNEVMGFLTALNGVPNSPVTVPSGPIQTADLFRFSAPGVRTFTSDPNQPAYFSINNGVTLLANYNVSDGGDRQDFNGSPSPSVQDAFSTPDIRLNNGLAEETFLDAIGYNVAPSAVPEPSTFAMLGLGGVFLVIARRRRGNQ, encoded by the coding sequence ATGATTTCCTTGGCGGTTTTGAGTTGCGCGCTCGCCGCGCCTGCCGCCGGAGCCGCCATCAGTTGGAATGCGGCCTACTTCAACGATGCCGGATTGAGCGCGGGGGATTATGGCAAGTTTCAGTCCACAATCAACACCGCCCTGAATTACTATTCGACGAAGTTCCAAAGCCCGAATGCGGTGACGGTGAATATCGAGTTCCATGCAGGGACGACGGGCCTGGGCACCACAAACTCCTACAGCAACACCATCACCTACGCTGCTTACCGTTCCGCTTTGGCCAGTACGGGTACGTCGGCCAACGACGCGACCGTGCTGAGCACGCTGCCCGGGACGGCCGCCAACCCCGTAAACGGTAATACCGACATGGACCTTTCCCTGCCGCTGCTTCGAGCGTTGGGATTCTCCGAAGGCAATCTTGCCGTGCCGTGGGACGCCAGTGTCGATCTCAATGTGGGCTTGATGACCCTTGACCGGTCCGGCGCAATGATTCCGGGGTCCTATGATCTGCTTCAGGTCACTTATCATGAACTCAACGAAGTGATGGGCTTTTTGACCGCCCTGAATGGAGTGCCGAACAGTCCGGTGACTGTCCCCTCCGGCCCGATCCAGACCGCCGACCTGTTCCGCTTCTCCGCACCGGGGGTGCGCACTTTCACTTCCGATCCGAATCAACCAGCCTATTTCTCGATCAATAATGGGGTTACGCTGCTAGCGAATTATAACGTCAGTGATGGCGGCGACCGGCAAGACTTCAACGGTTCGCCGTCTCCGAGCGTGCAGGACGCGTTCAGTACCCCCGATATCCGGCTGAACAACGGCCTGGCCGAGGAGACGTTCCTGGATGCCATCGGTTATAACGTGGCACCCTCGGCGGTACCGGAACCCAGCACGTTCGCGATGCTCGGGCTGGGCGGTGTGTTCCTCGTGATCGCGCGCCGGCGGCGTGGCAACCAGTAA
- a CDS encoding ABC transporter ATP-binding protein — MVIETSGLSRRFGDRLVVDSLSLQVPAGSVYGFLGPNGAGKTTTIRMLLGLLRGHGGEIRIFGASLEQQRLAVLRRIGALVEAPSLYPHLTGAENLRHACLLKQTPASDLARVLDIVGLSSDGARQVKTYSLGMKQRLGLAVALLGRPELIILDEPTNGLDPAGIQEMRHLLRDMPVAHGVSVFLSSHLLSEVDQIATHIGIIAAGKLQFQGSPEELRARRQAALRIGLDRPEIAAELLRQQGWPAVTREQNAVELPAMDRDSTVQINRFLVERGFAVYLINNHQPTLEEMFFDLTQPA; from the coding sequence ATGGTGATTGAAACGAGTGGCCTCTCCCGCCGCTTTGGCGACCGGCTGGTGGTCGACTCGCTGAGCCTGCAAGTCCCGGCAGGCTCGGTATATGGCTTCCTCGGACCCAACGGCGCCGGGAAGACGACTACGATCCGCATGCTGCTGGGCTTGCTCCGAGGCCATGGCGGAGAGATCCGGATCTTCGGGGCATCCCTGGAACAGCAACGGCTGGCCGTCCTGCGCCGCATCGGAGCCCTGGTCGAGGCGCCGTCCCTTTACCCGCATCTCACCGGCGCCGAGAACCTGCGCCACGCCTGTCTCCTCAAACAAACCCCGGCGAGCGACCTAGCCCGCGTGTTGGACATCGTCGGCCTCTCCAGCGACGGCGCCCGTCAGGTCAAGACCTACTCCCTGGGCATGAAGCAAAGGCTGGGCCTCGCCGTGGCCCTGCTGGGCCGGCCCGAGTTGATCATCCTCGACGAACCCACCAACGGTCTCGATCCCGCCGGCATCCAGGAGATGCGGCACCTGCTCAGGGATATGCCGGTCGCCCATGGCGTCTCGGTCTTCCTCTCCAGCCACCTGCTCAGCGAGGTGGACCAGATTGCCACGCACATCGGCATCATCGCCGCCGGCAAACTGCAATTCCAGGGCTCGCCCGAGGAGCTCCGCGCACGCCGCCAGGCCGCGCTGCGCATCGGACTCGACCGCCCCGAGATCGCGGCGGAGCTTCTCCGTCAGCAAGGCTGGCCCGCCGTGACCCGGGAACAGAACGCCGTGGAACTCCCAGCCATGGACCGCGACTCCACTGTCCAGATCAACCGCTTCCTCGTCGAGCGCGGCTTCGCCGTCTACCTCATCAACAACCATCAACCCACCCTGGAAGAGATGTTCTTCGACTTGACCCAGCCGGCCTGA
- a CDS encoding GDSL-type esterase/lipase family protein, with the protein MEWYEAEVRALEQARKPQRSPLHPVVFYGSSSLRLWDSLASDLGEPDTLNLAFGGSTLAACVHFFDRLITPLDPASLVVYAGDNDLGDGRKPEEVLQSFVELAGKVARLARGMPFGFISIKPSPARVDILDRIRLTNAWIREEIERIPDAYMIDVFPPMLDSKGVPRRELFLEDGLHMNRAGYLLWLEVLEPYRHRIFTRG; encoded by the coding sequence ATGGAATGGTATGAAGCCGAAGTGCGGGCGCTGGAACAAGCGAGAAAGCCCCAGCGCTCACCCCTGCATCCAGTAGTCTTTTATGGCAGTTCCAGTCTCCGGCTTTGGGACTCACTCGCGTCTGATCTGGGAGAGCCTGACACGCTGAACCTGGCATTTGGGGGCTCCACCCTGGCGGCGTGTGTCCATTTCTTTGACCGGCTGATCACGCCGCTGGACCCTGCGTCCCTGGTCGTGTATGCGGGAGACAACGATCTTGGAGACGGCCGCAAGCCGGAAGAGGTGCTGCAATCCTTCGTGGAGCTTGCGGGCAAAGTAGCGCGGTTGGCCCGAGGGATGCCGTTCGGGTTTATTTCGATTAAGCCCAGTCCGGCGCGGGTCGACATCCTGGACCGGATCCGGCTGACGAATGCCTGGATACGCGAGGAGATTGAGCGGATTCCTGACGCCTATATGATCGATGTCTTTCCACCGATGCTGGACAGCAAAGGCGTTCCGCGCCGCGAGTTGTTCCTGGAAGACGGACTTCACATGAACCGCGCCGGGTATCTGTTGTGGCTGGAGGTGCTCGAACCATACCGCCACAGGATATTCACCAGGGGCTAG
- a CDS encoding M28 family metallopeptidase yields the protein MRLLLLILLAASAGAQSVEFYTIKEGVLQERLRLAHPKNPERYQRLKTLFSQSGCAGDSLREQKVGGSKEPNLICGLPGSGDRPRKIIVGAHFDAVGGDGIIDNWSGAVLLPSLYEFAGRAKPRHDFEFIGFAAEEKGLYGSKTYVKSIPKDERSRIAAVIIIDSIGLTSTKCWVNGSTKELVQDAFKVAQALKLDFRGVNVEGVGTTDSQPFKDNHIPVLCLHSVTQETWNVINGSRDVWSAVSWKDYYDTHRLISALIRYLDQTLP from the coding sequence ATGCGTCTGCTTCTGCTGATATTGCTCGCGGCGTCGGCCGGTGCGCAAAGCGTTGAGTTTTACACTATTAAGGAAGGCGTACTCCAGGAACGCCTGCGCCTCGCCCACCCCAAAAACCCGGAACGTTATCAGCGCCTCAAAACACTCTTTTCCCAGTCCGGCTGTGCTGGCGACTCTCTCCGTGAACAAAAAGTGGGTGGCTCGAAGGAGCCCAATCTGATCTGCGGGCTGCCCGGTTCTGGAGACCGCCCCCGCAAGATTATCGTCGGCGCACACTTTGATGCCGTAGGCGGCGACGGCATCATCGATAACTGGTCCGGTGCCGTGCTGCTGCCCTCTCTGTATGAATTCGCGGGCCGCGCCAAACCCCGGCACGACTTCGAATTCATTGGTTTCGCCGCGGAAGAAAAGGGACTGTACGGCTCCAAAACCTACGTGAAGTCGATTCCCAAGGACGAGCGCAGCCGGATTGCGGCGGTCATCATCATCGACTCAATCGGACTCACGTCGACCAAATGCTGGGTGAACGGCTCCACGAAGGAACTCGTCCAGGATGCCTTCAAGGTCGCCCAGGCTCTGAAGCTCGACTTCCGGGGCGTCAACGTCGAGGGGGTCGGCACGACGGACTCCCAACCCTTCAAGGACAATCACATTCCGGTCCTCTGCCTGCATTCGGTCACGCAGGAGACCTGGAACGTCATCAACGGCAGCCGGGATGTGTGGTCGGCCGTGTCGTGGAAAGACTACTACGACACGCATCGTCTCATCTCAGCCCTCATTCGCTACCTGGACCAGACGTTGCCGTAG
- a CDS encoding esterase family protein yields MNREYHKWFSTRLQREMELLVFGHAGARVLIFPTREGRFFDYENWGLVAALQHHLSNGWLQLFCVDSIDSESLYGRWSPPPTRIARHKQYEEYILREVVPFTQWRNPSPFLIGHGCSVGAYHAINIAFRHPELFGKVVALSGRYDLTKPAGTFPDLFDGYYDEDIYFHTPNHFLPNLTDQAYIHRLRRVEIVLAVGDADPFYSSNQALSRDLWGKGVSHQLEVWNGEAHRARYWRQMVPLYI; encoded by the coding sequence ATGAACCGGGAGTATCACAAATGGTTCAGCACGCGGCTCCAGCGCGAGATGGAGTTGCTGGTTTTCGGCCATGCGGGCGCCCGGGTGCTGATCTTCCCAACCAGGGAGGGCCGGTTCTTCGACTATGAGAACTGGGGGCTCGTCGCTGCGTTGCAGCATCACCTCTCCAACGGCTGGCTGCAGCTTTTCTGCGTAGATAGCATCGACTCGGAGAGTCTGTATGGCCGCTGGTCCCCTCCACCGACTCGCATCGCCAGACACAAGCAGTATGAGGAGTACATCCTCCGCGAGGTGGTGCCCTTCACGCAGTGGCGCAACCCGTCGCCGTTCCTGATCGGGCATGGTTGCAGCGTCGGCGCGTACCACGCCATCAACATCGCCTTCCGCCATCCGGAGCTCTTCGGCAAGGTCGTCGCCCTAAGCGGACGCTACGATCTCACCAAACCCGCGGGCACGTTCCCTGATCTGTTCGACGGCTACTACGACGAAGACATCTACTTCCACACACCGAATCACTTCCTGCCCAATCTCACGGATCAGGCCTATATCCATCGGCTGCGGCGCGTTGAGATCGTGCTGGCTGTGGGTGACGCGGATCCGTTCTACTCCAGCAATCAGGCGCTGAGCCGGGACCTGTGGGGCAAGGGCGTTTCGCATCAACTGGAGGTTTGGAATGGTGAGGCGCACCGGGCGCGATACTGGCGGCAGATGGTTCCGCTCTATATCTGA